The DNA window TGCAACGATACCCAACTTAGGTAATGCTAAAACCCACGGGAAAATGAATGCCGCCTCAACATCGAATAACACAAACACGAGCGCGATCAGATAAAACGAAACTGGAAAGCGAACCCATGCATCTCCCACCGGATCTTCTCCGCATTCATAGGGTTGGAGTTTTACCGGGTTATACTTGGGGTCTCTGAATCTGATTAGCCTTGCA is part of the Thermodesulfobacteriota bacterium genome and encodes:
- a CDS encoding NADH-quinone oxidoreductase subunit A, with the protein product MISYINLIIYLCLVLLFAVVTLFVARLIRFRDPKYNPVKLQPYECGEDPVGDAWVRFPVSFYLIALVFVLFDVEAAFIFPWVLALPKLGIVAFIEMLIFLVILFLGWIYAYKKGAIRWERNQ